One window of Leptotrichia sp. oral taxon 498 genomic DNA carries:
- a CDS encoding UbiA family prenyltransferase produces MDKKLPRKSKSKIKNFKIYLDERFPLVKNGIFILVFTLSAFFFSRVSNKDFKMFIFSSAEIFNNVILLFIIMFCFFFQLRILDEFKDFEEDSKYRSYRPVPRGIISLEELKKIGIGTVIIQVLLILLIDVRLIFFALLIWGYMFLMTKEFFVKEWITKKIFLYALSHIVVMLLFVLFVISTEKYSFSVQRQAHSSAIFSLFFVSYINGIILEIGRKTRKSSEEEYGVETYSKILGRERAVLTLIILFAIEIIFIYLGLHENYYAGLNNAFGKKYFFTGIILLLLIFCVSIFQLRKFIKEDLTGKIVENISGIWIMFSYLCMGFLQYIIFFNFLK; encoded by the coding sequence ATGGATAAAAAACTACCAAGAAAATCCAAAAGTAAAATTAAAAATTTTAAAATATATCTAGATGAAAGATTTCCATTAGTGAAAAACGGAATTTTTATTTTAGTTTTTACATTATCAGCATTCTTTTTCAGTAGAGTTTCAAATAAAGATTTTAAAATGTTTATTTTCAGTAGCGCTGAAATTTTTAATAATGTAATTCTGCTTTTTATTATAATGTTTTGCTTTTTTTTTCAGTTAAGAATATTAGACGAATTTAAAGATTTTGAGGAAGATTCAAAATATCGTTCATATAGACCAGTTCCAAGAGGAATCATAAGTTTAGAAGAGCTAAAAAAGATAGGAATAGGGACGGTGATAATACAAGTATTACTGATTTTACTTATTGATGTGAGATTAATCTTTTTTGCGCTATTAATTTGGGGATATATGTTTTTGATGACAAAAGAATTTTTTGTAAAAGAATGGATTACAAAAAAAATTTTTCTATATGCGTTATCGCACATTGTTGTAATGCTCTTATTTGTATTATTCGTTATTTCTACTGAAAAATATTCTTTTTCTGTTCAAAGGCAAGCACATTCGTCAGCGATTTTTTCACTATTTTTCGTGAGCTATATAAATGGAATTATTTTAGAAATAGGGAGAAAAACTAGAAAATCATCAGAAGAAGAATATGGAGTCGAAACTTACAGTAAAATATTAGGAAGAGAGAGGGCGGTTCTAACATTAATAATTTTATTCGCAATAGAAATTATATTTATTTATTTAGGATTACATGAGAATTATTATGCGGGATTAAATAATGCTTTTGGAAAAAAATATTTTTTTACAGGAATAATTTTATTATTGTTAATATTTTGTGTATCAATTTTTCAATTAAGGAAATTTATAAAAGAAGATTTAACAGGAAAAATTGTAGAAAACATATCGGGAATATGGATTATGTTTTCATACCTTTGCATGGGATTCCTGCAATACATTATATTTTTTAATTTTTTGAAATAA
- a CDS encoding AMP-binding protein, with protein sequence MKIDNMTIIDKIREVKSKFPNKTAIIDLKNNTEATFSQIDTQSEAVYNYLKKNNFSKGDKVVLFVPISLKFYIILIGILKMGMQVVFIDPYAKINHINKCCEMISPNAIIGSKKVLFLGNFLKEIRKIPIKIDYKNILKDSKYHEISDDYEISKDTPALISFTSGSTGFPKIIMRTHGFLLGQHNVLDKNIQFSENTQAYSSFPMFLLSHICTGTTTLIPDINFGKPIKTDVKSVVKQIESKNIENIILPPSILENIVRFSKKNNIKLDCVQRVFTGGAPVFPKLMYNLLEIFPKSKVRALYGASEVEPISIFNFETITKKQIESMKNGAGLFVGKKVDQIDLKIERLELEENLKLNEKNLKKYSKSDFEKIQQILKKSAGEILVKGENVLKNYLNVKSDPNKEWHETGDMGYINENNELFLLGRAKGRVKIKNSIYYPLSIETAFSFCKEVKKCALISKNEELYMIIEKEDDYTRTILENKEIKKLCEKFNISQVIEKKIPLDKRHNSKIDYNKLEKLIEKL encoded by the coding sequence ATGAAGATAGATAATATGACAATTATTGACAAAATAAGGGAAGTTAAAAGTAAATTTCCCAATAAAACAGCAATAATTGACTTAAAAAATAACACAGAAGCAACTTTCTCACAAATTGACACTCAGTCGGAAGCTGTCTATAATTATTTAAAAAAAAATAATTTTTCTAAAGGAGATAAAGTTGTTCTTTTTGTTCCGATTAGCTTAAAATTTTATATAATTTTAATTGGAATATTAAAAATGGGAATGCAAGTTGTATTTATTGACCCTTATGCAAAAATAAACCATATAAATAAATGTTGTGAAATGATTTCTCCAAATGCGATAATAGGTTCAAAAAAAGTATTATTTTTAGGAAATTTTTTAAAAGAAATTAGAAAAATTCCAATTAAGATTGATTACAAAAATATTTTAAAAGATTCTAAATATCACGAAATTTCAGATGATTACGAAATCTCAAAAGATACACCAGCATTAATCAGTTTTACAAGCGGAAGTACAGGATTTCCCAAAATAATAATGAGAACACACGGATTTTTGCTAGGTCAGCACAATGTTCTGGATAAAAATATTCAGTTTTCAGAAAATACACAGGCGTATTCTTCATTTCCTATGTTTTTATTATCGCATATATGTACAGGAACTACCACTTTGATACCAGATATAAATTTTGGGAAGCCAATAAAAACTGATGTTAAAAGTGTTGTTAAACAGATAGAATCTAAAAATATTGAGAACATAATTTTACCGCCATCAATTTTAGAAAATATTGTAAGATTTTCTAAAAAGAATAATATTAAACTTGATTGCGTTCAAAGAGTTTTTACTGGAGGAGCACCTGTTTTTCCAAAGCTGATGTATAATTTATTAGAAATTTTTCCAAAAAGTAAAGTTCGTGCATTATACGGAGCCTCAGAAGTAGAACCAATCTCAATATTTAATTTTGAAACTATTACAAAAAAACAAATAGAGTCTATGAAAAATGGAGCTGGGCTATTTGTCGGAAAAAAAGTTGATCAAATTGATTTGAAAATAGAAAGATTAGAATTGGAAGAGAATTTAAAACTAAATGAAAAAAATTTAAAGAAATATTCCAAAAGTGATTTTGAAAAAATACAGCAAATATTGAAAAAATCAGCAGGAGAAATACTTGTCAAAGGAGAAAATGTCTTAAAAAACTATCTTAATGTGAAAAGTGATCCAAATAAAGAATGGCACGAAACAGGGGATATGGGATATATTAATGAAAATAATGAATTATTTCTTTTAGGCAGAGCAAAGGGAAGAGTGAAGATAAAAAATAGCATTTATTATCCACTTTCGATTGAAACAGCTTTTTCTTTTTGCAAAGAAGTAAAAAAATGTGCTTTAATATCTAAAAATGAAGAGCTGTATATGATTATAGAAAAAGAAGATGATTACACGAGAACTATCTTGGAAAATAAAGAAATAAAAAAATTGTGCGAAAAATTTAATATTTCTCAAGTGATTGAAAAGAAAATTCCTTTAGATAAAAGGCACAATAGTAAAATAGACTACAATAAATTAGAAAAGCTAATAGAAAAATTATAA
- a CDS encoding diacylglycerol/polyprenol kinase family protein: MKIMPYEIFLIMAIIVMFLVFFFVLNKLEKAKKFDSELNRKILHIGTGICGVSLPFLFKTKISVIILVLCFFAIIAIVRNLKNTGAKDVLETKSRKTWGDVYFVSTLAFLWIFSSDDKIMYCLPIVILMFSDAFAALIGKFYGKYKYDTGFGTKSLEGSIIFFLSTYILCSNFFLLFSDIKNMNIVLISLLISTLTMIIEAISWNGLDNFFIPLYVYLFLRLNLQKDTVDLVNRLILILGLLTIVYLNRKKTTLTNVAQVGSLFFMYVVTVLGGFSFLLPPLMLYVSYYHYTPKVKRQEKDSLKGLLTIGFLAFFWIIVGILLERKSILNIYIYIFSLYFGIINIIRYNASHLTELTGNKLNKKLIFISIIKALLFFIINYAILLKSIDLKIILENIVFLIAGILLYTIFIDKIPKNFFKNSHGGEKKVFFTTIIVFICSLLLLIIEYI; the protein is encoded by the coding sequence ATGAAAATAATGCCTTATGAAATATTTCTAATTATGGCAATTATAGTAATGTTTCTCGTTTTCTTTTTTGTTTTAAACAAACTTGAGAAAGCAAAAAAATTTGATTCAGAATTAAATAGAAAGATTTTACATATAGGAACAGGAATTTGCGGAGTTTCACTTCCCTTTTTATTTAAAACTAAAATTTCTGTAATAATTTTAGTGCTATGTTTTTTTGCTATTATAGCAATAGTGAGAAATCTTAAAAACACAGGAGCAAAAGATGTCCTTGAAACAAAAAGCAGAAAAACATGGGGAGATGTTTATTTCGTATCAACTCTCGCTTTTTTGTGGATATTTTCTAGTGATGATAAAATAATGTATTGTTTACCAATTGTAATTTTAATGTTTTCGGATGCTTTTGCAGCGCTGATAGGTAAATTTTATGGAAAGTATAAATATGATACAGGTTTTGGAACAAAATCTTTAGAAGGGTCAATAATCTTTTTTCTATCAACATATATTTTATGCAGCAATTTTTTTCTTCTTTTTAGTGACATAAAAAATATGAATATTGTATTAATTTCGCTGCTTATTAGTACTTTAACGATGATTATAGAAGCAATTTCATGGAACGGCTTAGATAACTTTTTTATTCCGCTGTATGTCTACCTTTTTTTGAGATTAAACCTTCAGAAAGATACAGTTGATTTGGTAAATCGCTTAATTTTAATATTAGGATTGTTAACAATAGTTTACCTTAACAGAAAAAAAACTACACTGACAAATGTCGCTCAAGTTGGAAGTCTCTTTTTTATGTATGTCGTTACTGTATTAGGAGGATTTTCTTTTCTTTTACCACCTTTAATGTTATATGTAAGTTATTACCATTACACCCCAAAAGTTAAAAGACAGGAAAAAGATTCTTTAAAAGGTCTTCTCACTATTGGATTCCTGGCATTTTTTTGGATTATTGTTGGAATTCTCTTAGAGAGAAAATCAATTTTGAATATTTATATTTATATTTTTTCATTATATTTTGGAATTATAAATATAATAAGATACAATGCTTCACATTTGACGGAATTAACTGGAAATAAATTAAATAAAAAGCTTATTTTTATCAGTATAATAAAGGCATTGCTATTTTTTATAATAAATTATGCGATTTTATTAAAATCTATAGATTTAAAAATAATTTTAGAAAATATTGTATTTTTAATTGCAGGAATATTATTGTATACAATTTTTATTGATAAAATACCAAAAAATTTTTTTAAAAATAGTCATGGTGGAGAAAAAAAAGTATTTTTTACAACAATAATAGTTTTTATTTGCAGTCTATTACTCTTGATAATAGAATATATTTAG
- a CDS encoding GNAT family N-acetyltransferase, whose amino-acid sequence MKIERYNFLKKNEILKIIENNEFLESEKEKILMERPSEIVRFYDENKNIISSMYLWNDVPDYKSKKTLYIGNIKTFQLQKNLNKIDILFKKLFEILKGEGFQIIIGPLNGTTWNRYRYVVEKGDREPFFMEPWNEDEEVKFIEYIGFSPFKYYFSSIMENTENRKTLKEKIEKIKKFPFYKKISIKNADTKNFEKLFSKIYDISIESFKNNFLYTKLEKNIFMKMYSKYKKKFLSNFFKLLYFEKRLIGFAFAFPDYLEIERAGKTETIIFKTGGVIPEFNGKGLGYILLDAIIDEVEKSKYNKLILALTFKSNVSKNMAEHVAKPFRKYALFIKEL is encoded by the coding sequence TTGAAAATAGAAAGATATAATTTCTTAAAAAAGAATGAAATACTTAAAATTATCGAAAACAATGAATTTTTAGAATCAGAAAAAGAAAAAATATTGATGGAAAGACCTTCTGAAATTGTCAGATTCTATGATGAAAACAAAAATATTATTTCAAGTATGTACCTTTGGAATGATGTGCCAGATTATAAAAGCAAAAAAACCTTATATATTGGAAATATAAAAACTTTTCAATTACAAAAAAATTTGAATAAGATAGACATTCTTTTTAAAAAATTATTTGAAATTTTAAAAGGAGAAGGATTTCAGATAATAATAGGCCCTTTAAATGGCACTACTTGGAATAGATATAGATATGTTGTAGAAAAAGGAGATAGAGAACCTTTTTTTATGGAACCGTGGAATGAAGATGAAGAAGTAAAATTCATAGAATATATAGGATTTTCTCCATTTAAATATTATTTTTCTTCAATTATGGAAAATACTGAAAATAGAAAAACTTTGAAGGAAAAAATAGAGAAAATAAAAAAATTTCCATTTTATAAAAAAATTTCTATAAAAAATGCAGATACTAAAAACTTTGAAAAACTCTTTAGTAAAATATATGATATTTCCATAGAATCATTTAAAAATAATTTTTTATACACAAAACTCGAAAAAAATATTTTTATGAAAATGTATTCAAAATATAAAAAAAAATTTTTATCAAATTTTTTCAAACTTCTATATTTTGAAAAAAGATTAATTGGTTTTGCATTCGCCTTTCCTGATTATTTAGAGATAGAAAGAGCAGGTAAAACTGAAACTATAATTTTTAAAACAGGAGGAGTCATACCAGAATTTAATGGAAAAGGATTGGGATATATATTATTAGATGCGATAATTGATGAAGTTGAAAAGTCAAAATACAATAAACTTATTTTAGCTTTGACCTTTAAATCAAATGTTTCCAAAAATATGGCAGAACATGTAGCAAAGCCTTTTAGGAAATACGCATTATTTATAAAGGAATTATAA
- a CDS encoding histidinol-phosphatase, whose product MKNQKKISFPSNLHGHTTYCDGKNRAEEYILAAIEKNFVSVGLSGHSYVYFDKEPNMSLEGTLKYIEELKILKEKYKDKIQVYIGIEADFYSGFNPKLDKNLGLDYRIGSVHYVKDKVKDKYYCVDNTPEILAYAIENYDNGDEKSLICAYYDNIIEMIHTQKPDILGHLDLVRKFNGDGKYFDENSEWYNKKVDEVLGEISKTDAIVEINTGGISRGWTKTPYPSAFILKKILSKNIPITLSSDAHSVENIDYYFKESVELVKEIGFKSLKIMKNAKFEDFEI is encoded by the coding sequence ATGAAAAATCAAAAAAAAATATCATTTCCATCAAACTTGCACGGGCACACAACTTATTGTGATGGGAAGAATAGAGCTGAAGAATATATTTTGGCGGCGATTGAGAAAAATTTTGTGAGTGTTGGATTATCAGGACATTCTTATGTTTATTTTGATAAAGAGCCGAATATGTCTTTGGAAGGAACTCTTAAATATATTGAAGAACTGAAAATTTTGAAAGAGAAATATAAAGATAAAATTCAAGTTTATATTGGAATTGAAGCAGATTTTTATTCTGGATTTAATCCAAAACTGGATAAAAATTTAGGACTTGATTATAGAATAGGTTCAGTTCACTATGTAAAAGATAAAGTAAAAGATAAATATTACTGCGTTGATAATACTCCAGAAATTTTGGCTTATGCGATTGAAAATTATGACAATGGCGATGAAAAATCTTTAATTTGTGCTTATTATGACAATATAATCGAAATGATTCATACTCAAAAGCCAGATATTTTGGGGCATCTGGATTTGGTGAGAAAATTTAATGGTGACGGAAAATACTTTGATGAAAATTCAGAATGGTATAATAAAAAAGTTGACGAAGTGTTAGGTGAAATTTCAAAAACTGATGCAATTGTGGAAATAAATACGGGAGGAATTTCAAGAGGATGGACAAAAACTCCGTATCCAAGTGCTTTCATATTAAAGAAGATTTTATCAAAAAATATTCCGATTACGCTTTCTTCAGATGCACATTCTGTGGAAAATATTGATTATTATTTTAAAGAGAGCGTGGAACTTGTAAAAGAAATTGGATTTAAAAGTCTTAAGATTATGAAAAACGCGAAATTTGAAGATTTTGAAATTTAG
- a CDS encoding DUF3419 family protein, protein MKSEVKENKVDFSIIRYSQCWEDTEILLEALDINENDICLGIASAGDNIFSMLSKNPKKVIAIDLSLPQLYLLELKREIIRKFDYQEMILFFGVISKDNNKNTKKIRKEMYEEIRKNLQEKTKEYWDYNIEIIGRGINHTGKLEKFFRIFNHKILPFIHSKKTINKFFEKKSLEERKKFYDKKWENFRWKLTFRIFFSNLVIGKLGRDKEFFKYVEKDIATTMLSQIKYASTELDPHENPYINYFLTQNYRLDSLPYFLTEENFGKIKSNLNKLEIVCDTLEEYLEKIDFKIDKFNLSDIFEYMSVENYAKLMEIIYKNCSDNALLAYWNLVVKRNSEMEELKNQFSKRFKRLKEIDQELHKRDKTFFYTDFVIERVIK, encoded by the coding sequence ATGAAAAGTGAAGTTAAAGAGAATAAGGTTGATTTTTCAATAATAAGATATTCACAATGTTGGGAAGATACTGAAATATTATTGGAAGCGCTGGATATAAATGAAAATGATATTTGTCTTGGAATTGCTTCCGCTGGAGATAATATATTTTCAATGCTTTCCAAAAATCCTAAAAAAGTGATTGCGATTGATTTAAGTCTTCCACAATTATATCTTTTGGAATTAAAAAGAGAGATAATAAGAAAATTTGATTATCAAGAAATGATTTTGTTTTTTGGAGTTATATCAAAAGATAACAATAAAAATACAAAAAAAATTAGAAAAGAAATGTATGAAGAAATAAGAAAAAATCTTCAAGAAAAAACTAAAGAGTATTGGGACTATAATATTGAAATTATTGGAAGAGGAATTAATCATACAGGGAAATTAGAGAAGTTTTTTAGAATTTTTAATCATAAAATTCTGCCATTCATTCATAGTAAAAAAACAATAAATAAGTTTTTTGAAAAAAAGTCATTGGAAGAAAGAAAAAAATTTTATGATAAAAAATGGGAAAATTTTAGATGGAAATTAACTTTTAGAATATTTTTTTCAAATTTAGTTATTGGAAAACTTGGAAGAGATAAAGAGTTTTTTAAATATGTGGAAAAGGATATTGCAACAACAATGTTATCACAAATAAAATATGCTTCTACTGAATTGGATCCACACGAAAATCCGTACATAAATTATTTTTTAACTCAAAATTATCGTTTAGATTCATTACCATATTTTTTAACTGAAGAAAATTTTGGAAAAATAAAATCAAATTTGAATAAATTGGAAATAGTTTGTGATACACTTGAAGAATATTTAGAAAAAATTGATTTTAAAATAGATAAATTTAATTTGAGCGATATTTTTGAATATATGTCTGTTGAAAACTATGCGAAATTAATGGAAATAATTTATAAAAACTGTTCAGATAATGCCTTATTAGCATATTGGAATTTAGTTGTGAAGAGAAATTCTGAAATGGAGGAGTTGAAAAATCAATTTTCAAAGAGATTCAAGAGATTGAAAGAAATAGATCAAGAACTTCATAAAAGAGATAAAACATTTTTTTATACAGATTTTGTTATTGAAAGGGTGATAAAATGA
- a CDS encoding PEP/pyruvate-binding domain-containing protein gives MSYIYDVFQNYNSENLKIGKKAENLVKLTKNGFNVPYFLVITNEYFKKVILKEIRKKIDVENWNDIFESNETQNIEIIRNIIENHTIQNNFIEELQKFLKDDKYYAVRSSSIEEDSENFSFAGQFETFLYIKKEEMLNKIKKVWISSFSNHVMKYRKEGNINNEINVPAVIIQEMVNSEKSGVAFSANPINNNKNEVVLSCVFGLGTSIVDGDEDGDLYIVNKNLELVSKEIKIKTLKQSLDFEKKSIKREKIHEEKEVLNEKEIRELVQNIINIEKVYGVPQDIEWAFENKKLYILQARPITTFENRTEKKKNSEKLIEENIIIWDNSNIVESYPEITLPLTFSFIKNAYAGVYKQFSKVVGISKKIMDSYEPIYANMLGILNGRVYYNLINWYKLLLLLPNSKRNSGFMEQMMGVKQKLSGINLEENFLEATKNMNFFEKKVIGLKKARAGFSIFFNMFSIEKKAKRFCQIIDQTLSSKEYNLSRMDITELQKYYILLENKFLKNWKTPLINDFLVMIWFGISKKIIKKFIKNDAEEIHNILIAQKGENMISVEPSKYMEKLSEIIKKDTSLQEEIKNIIKNKTDIITSNLEFNKLLNEYLEKFGDRTVHELKLESLTLRENPIYLFRMLYSLALKKEKNTHEKRDISLEQKKIYENLKIGIVKKMILKKSISNAKKFIKIRENLRYERTKAYGIIRKVFRQIGIHMKDSNIIENERDIFYLTINEIFGLIDASAIDTNLKEIVKIRKRKYEHYKIIPALPDRFLTKGFISEEFYYENLITETNKNKNFNELTGTACSKGIVKGIVKVVLNPMETEVEEGDIVITKSTDPSWVMVFPLLKGLIVEKGSLLSHSAIISREMNIPAIVGVQNATTILKTGDYVEFDGSTGIIKKIDSKLEKE, from the coding sequence ATGTCATATATTTATGATGTTTTTCAAAATTATAATAGTGAAAATTTGAAAATAGGGAAAAAGGCTGAAAATTTAGTGAAATTGACAAAGAATGGCTTTAATGTTCCATATTTTTTGGTTATAACGAATGAATATTTTAAAAAAGTAATTTTAAAAGAAATAAGAAAAAAAATTGATGTAGAAAATTGGAATGATATTTTTGAAAGTAATGAAACTCAAAATATAGAAATTATAAGGAATATTATAGAAAATCATACAATTCAAAATAATTTTATCGAAGAATTACAAAAATTTTTAAAAGATGATAAATATTACGCAGTTCGTTCATCATCAATTGAGGAAGATAGTGAGAATTTTTCATTTGCAGGTCAATTTGAAACATTTTTATACATAAAAAAAGAAGAAATGCTGAATAAAATAAAGAAAGTTTGGATTTCTTCATTTTCAAATCATGTAATGAAATATAGAAAAGAAGGTAATATTAATAATGAAATAAATGTTCCAGCAGTAATTATTCAGGAAATGGTAAATTCTGAAAAATCTGGCGTAGCTTTTAGTGCAAATCCAATTAATAATAATAAAAATGAAGTTGTGTTATCTTGTGTTTTCGGATTGGGGACCAGCATCGTTGACGGTGATGAAGATGGAGATTTGTATATTGTGAATAAAAACCTTGAGTTAGTGAGTAAAGAGATTAAAATAAAAACATTGAAGCAAAGTTTAGATTTTGAGAAAAAAAGTATAAAGAGAGAAAAAATTCATGAGGAAAAAGAAGTTTTGAATGAAAAGGAGATACGAGAACTTGTTCAAAATATTATAAATATTGAAAAAGTGTATGGTGTTCCACAAGATATAGAGTGGGCTTTTGAAAATAAAAAATTGTATATTTTACAAGCAAGACCGATTACAACTTTTGAGAACAGAACTGAAAAGAAAAAGAATAGTGAAAAACTAATTGAAGAAAATATTATTATTTGGGATAATAGCAATATTGTGGAAAGTTATCCCGAAATTACTTTACCCTTGACTTTTAGTTTTATAAAAAATGCGTATGCAGGAGTATATAAGCAATTTTCCAAAGTTGTCGGAATTTCAAAAAAGATAATGGATAGCTATGAGCCGATTTATGCAAATATGTTAGGAATTTTAAATGGAAGAGTTTATTATAACCTTATAAATTGGTATAAACTTTTACTTTTATTGCCTAATTCCAAAAGAAATAGCGGTTTTATGGAGCAGATGATGGGAGTAAAACAAAAGCTTTCTGGAATAAATTTAGAAGAAAATTTTTTGGAAGCAACTAAAAATATGAATTTTTTTGAAAAAAAAGTCATAGGATTAAAAAAGGCGAGAGCTGGATTCTCAATTTTTTTTAATATGTTTTCCATCGAGAAAAAAGCGAAGAGATTTTGTCAGATTATAGATCAAACATTGAGTTCAAAAGAATATAATCTATCTAGGATGGATATTACTGAATTACAAAAATACTATATTTTGCTTGAAAATAAATTTTTGAAAAATTGGAAAACACCTTTAATAAATGATTTTTTGGTCATGATATGGTTTGGTATTTCAAAAAAAATAATAAAAAAATTTATAAAAAATGATGCTGAAGAAATTCACAATATACTTATTGCACAAAAAGGTGAAAATATGATAAGTGTTGAACCATCTAAATACATGGAAAAATTAAGCGAAATCATTAAAAAAGATACTTCATTACAAGAAGAAATAAAAAATATTATAAAAAATAAAACTGATATTATTACAAGTAACTTGGAATTTAATAAATTGCTGAATGAATATTTGGAAAAATTTGGAGATAGAACAGTTCATGAATTAAAACTGGAATCTCTGACTTTGCGAGAAAATCCAATATATTTATTTAGAATGTTATATTCTCTTGCGTTAAAAAAAGAAAAAAATACACATGAAAAAAGAGATATTTCTTTGGAGCAAAAAAAAATTTATGAAAATCTTAAAATTGGGATAGTAAAAAAAATGATATTGAAAAAATCAATTTCAAATGCTAAAAAATTTATTAAAATAAGAGAAAATTTGAGATATGAAAGAACGAAAGCTTACGGAATTATAAGAAAAGTATTCAGGCAAATAGGAATTCATATGAAAGACAGCAATATTATTGAAAATGAGAGAGATATATTTTATTTAACTATAAACGAAATTTTTGGATTGATTGATGCGTCTGCTATTGATACGAATTTAAAAGAAATAGTAAAAATTAGAAAGAGAAAATATGAGCATTATAAAATAATCCCTGCACTTCCTGACAGATTTTTGACTAAAGGGTTTATTTCTGAAGAATTTTATTATGAGAATTTGATAACGGAAACAAATAAAAATAAAAATTTTAATGAACTAACGGGAACTGCTTGTAGCAAAGGAATTGTTAAAGGAATTGTTAAAGTGGTTTTAAATCCTATGGAAACTGAAGTTGAAGAAGGAGATATAGTGATAACAAAATCTACTGATCCAAGCTGGGTAATGGTATTTCCTTTATTAAAGGGACTTATTGTGGAAAAGGGAAGCTTACTTTCCCACAGTGCAATTATTTCAAGGGAAATGAATATACCCGCCATCGTTGGAGTTCAAAATGCAACAACTATTTTAAAAACAGGAGATTATGTAGAATTTGATGGTAGTACAGGAATTATAAAAAAAATTGATTCGAAATTGGAAAAGGAGTAA
- a CDS encoding SDR family NAD(P)-dependent oxidoreductase: MSRNVFITGASSGIGKAIAYAFGKNGDDLILCARRIGKLEEIKADIERRFGVNVYIFELDVTKYEKVSKTVKNILRKVSKIDILINNAGLALGLEKFQEYSIMDMEIMIDTNVKGLLYVSREIIPNMVENNEGHIINMGSTAGIYAYAGAAVYCATKAAVKFLSDGIRIDTIDKNIKVSTLQPGIVETDFSEVRFHGDKERAKDVYSGIEALKPEDIANMALYVANQPKHVQISDVTIMATQQATGFMVHKK; this comes from the coding sequence ATGTCAAGAAATGTATTTATAACAGGAGCGTCAAGCGGAATTGGGAAGGCGATTGCTTATGCATTTGGGAAAAATGGCGATGATTTGATTTTGTGTGCGAGAAGAATTGGAAAGTTGGAAGAAATTAAAGCTGATATTGAAAGAAGATTTGGAGTAAATGTCTATATCTTTGAGTTAGATGTGACGAAATATGAAAAAGTTTCAAAAACGGTAAAAAATATTTTGAGAAAAGTTTCTAAAATAGATATTTTGATAAATAATGCGGGATTAGCTTTGGGACTTGAAAAATTTCAAGAGTATAGCATTATGGATATGGAAATAATGATAGATACTAATGTAAAAGGTCTTCTGTACGTGAGTCGTGAAATTATACCGAACATGGTTGAAAATAATGAAGGGCATATAATTAATATGGGGTCGACAGCTGGAATTTATGCTTATGCAGGAGCAGCAGTTTATTGTGCAACAAAAGCGGCGGTAAAATTTTTAAGCGATGGAATTAGAATTGATACAATTGACAAAAATATTAAAGTTAGTACATTGCAGCCAGGAATTGTGGAAACTGATTTTAGTGAAGTTAGATTTCATGGGGATAAGGAACGGGCAAAAGATGTTTATTCAGGAATTGAAGCATTAAAACCTGAAGATATTGCAAATATGGCATTATATGTCGCAAATCAGCCAAAACATGTTCAAATTTCAGATGTGACAATAATGGCAACACAACAAGCTACGGGATTTATGGTTCATAAAAAATAA